The following coding sequences are from one Diospyros lotus cultivar Yz01 chromosome 7, ASM1463336v1, whole genome shotgun sequence window:
- the LOC127805523 gene encoding uncharacterized protein LOC127805523, which translates to MISRRNLWSSISDFAQHCSGPWILMGDFNCVLKVSEKINGRAVSTYEIKDFVDCCIMSGLSDMPSAGCVFTWTNNSVCSKLDRVLMNNRWNINGLLGYANFLPSGRNVRRNQIPMVIKADGEATNSSEQVAEEFISYYKSLLGSFSPCEPINLDILRSGNLLSQQQADSLIGDVSDFEIKEALFSIGEDKAPGPDGYSSGFFKNAWHVVGAQFCQAIKEFFVSGRLLKQLNHAVLEGLGFPDQFISWIMECVSSTSFLININGSMCGFFQGAKGLRQGDPISPYLFVFGMEYFSRALNCATTNSDFNFHPKCSRLKISHLIFADDLMLMARGDPISIQILMECLKEFKSVSGLRANLLKSSIFTAGIQGHDLVNILNISGFQHGSMPFRYLGIPLAAKKLRVSFYAPLIEKVSKQISGWTASSLSYAGRVELIRVVLQGAECFWLSILYVPTAVIDVIYRMCRSFLWNSKHALVSWKDVCLPKREGGLGLKDLKCWNSSLLSKVLWNIHSKKDSLWVKWVHNEYLNSSSIWDRRVKKDDSPLFKKLLRIRDAIRMAGGSFEGAVRMIAGWTDAKGLISNSAYEFFRPKGQKVRWAPVVWNACLVPKHAFFLWLCAKKKLLTRDKLYFLDIDHHCPLCNAAEESIDHLFFQCSISSYIWRNIRDWLGVSRLLSSIHSGLRWISREARGKSWRSAVKRIGLAATAYYIWSARNRLVFENLRPSTESIIHKIKTFVYRTIFSMYPCVLVQYGL; encoded by the exons ATGATTAGTAGAAGGAATCTTTGGAGCAGTATATCTGATTTTGCGCAGCATTGCTCGGGGCCATGGATCCTTATGGGAGACTTCAATTGTGTGCTGAAGGTTTCGGAAAAGATAAATGGGAGAGCCGTTTCAACCTATGAGATTAAAGATTTTGTGGATTGCTGTATTATGTCTGGCTTGTCGGATATGCCATCGGCTGGTTGTGTGTTCACTTGGACAAACAATTCTGTTTGTTCTAAGTTGGACAGAGTGCTTATGAATAATAGATGGAATATTAATGGGTTGCTGGGTTATGCAAATTTTTTGCCTTCAGG AAGGAATGTTAGGCGTAATCAGATTCCCATGGTGATTAAAGCTGATGGGGAGGCCACCAATTCTAGTGAGCAGGTTGCCGAGGAGTTTATTAGTTATTATAAGTCACTCTTGGGGTCTTTTTCTCCCTGTGAGCCGATTAATTTGGATATCTTGCGGTCTGGAAATCTGTTATCGCAGCAGCAAGCGGATAGTCTTATTGGGGATGTCAGTgattttgaaatcaaggaagctTTATTCTCTATTGGCGAGGATAAGGCGCCTGGTCCGGATGGTTATTCATCTGGTTTCTTCAAGAATGCGTGGCATGTTGTGGGTGCCCAATTTTGTCAGGCCATCAAAGAATTCTTTGTTTCAGGTCGCTTGTTGAAGCAGCTTAATCATGCG GTGCTTGAGGGCCTTGGTTTCCCAGATCAGTTCATTTCTTGGATCATGGAGTGTGTGTCTTCTACCTCCTTTTTGATTAATATCAATGGCAGCATGTGTGGTTTTTTTCAGGGTGCTAAAGGTCTTCGTCAAGGGGATCCCATTTCTCCTTACCTTTTTGTGTTTGGTATGGAGTATTTTTCCAGAGCTTTAAACTGTGCTACAACTAATTCAGATTTCAATTTTCATCCTAAGTGTAGCAGGTTAAAGATCTCCCATCTTATATTTGCTGATGATCTTATGCTGATGGCCCGAGGGGATCCCATATCAATTCAGATTTTGATGGAGTGTCTCAAAGAGTTTAAATCTGTTTCAGGGTTGAGGGCTAACTTGCTTAAATCAAGCATTTTTACTGCTGGAATTCAGGGGCATGACCTGGTGAATATTCTAAATATTTCAGGTTTTCAGCATGGCAGCATGCCTTTCAGATATTTAGGGATTCCTCTTGCTGCGAAAAAATTGAGAGTTTCTTTTTATGCTCCTTTAATTGAAAAAGTTTCAAAGCAGATCAGTGGGTGGACAGCTTCCTCGCTTTCTTATGCAGGGCGTGTGGAGCTTATTAGAGTTGTGTTGCAAGGAGCTGAATGTTTTTGGTTGTCTATCCTTTATGTTCCAACAGCTGTCATTGATGTTATCTATCGGATGTGCAGATCTTTCCTTTGGAATTCTAAACACGCTCTGGTTTCATGGAAGGATGTGTGTCTGCCTAAAAGGGAAGGAGGGTTGGGTCTTAAGGACTTGAAGTGTTGGAATTCCAGCCTTCTATCAAAAGTTCTCTGGAATATTCATAGTAAGAAGGACTCTTTGTGGGTTAAATGGGTCCATAATGAGTACCTTAATTCTTCATCTATTTGGGATAGGAGGGTTAAGAAAGATGATTCTCCTTTGTTTAAGAAGTTGCTCAGAATCAGGGATGCCATACGTATGGCGGGTGGCTCTTTTGAGGGTGCTGTTCGTATGATAGCGGGTTGGACTGATGCTAAGGGTTTAATTTCCAACAGTGCGTATGAATTTTTTCGGCCTAAAGGGCAGAAGGTTCGTTGGGCCCCAGTGGTTTGGAATGCTTGCCTTGTTCCAAAACATGCGTTCTTTTTATGGTTGTGTGCCAAGAAGAAGCTATTAACTAgggataaattatattttctggaCATTGATCATCACTGTCCGTTGTGTAATGCTGCTGAAGAGTCAATTGACCACTTATTCTTTCAATGCTCTATCAGCTCATATATTTGGAGGAATATCCGTGATTGGCTTGGTGTCTCCCGTCTTTTGTCGTCTATTCACAGCGGCCTTAGGTGGATTTCACGTGAAGCTAGGGGTAAGTCTTGGAGGAGTGCTGTCAAGCGGATTGGGCTGGCAGCTACGGCTTATTATATATGGTCTGCCAGGAATAGACTGGTGTTTGAAAACTTGAGGCCGAGTACTGAGTCCATAAttcacaaaattaaaacatttgtaTACAGGACTATTTTCTCTATGTATCCTTGTGTTTTAGTTCAGTATGGGTTGTGA